The nucleotide sequence CGCTGGTCGAGGTTGGCGGGCTCAACCATGGCATCACACTGCACGACGGATATCTTTATGCCTCCTCCGCGACGCGCGTCCTGCGTTGGCCGTTCGCGACCGGAACGAGAGCCGCGCTGAGCGGCCAGGAAGAAGTGGTGACCGGCATCCCTTCGGGCGGCGTCGCGGGCGGCCATGTCACCCGGACGATTGTCTTCGACGCCGAAGGCCGACTCTACGTGAGCGTCGGTTCAGCCACGAACGTGGATGGCGATTCGACGCGCGCTCGCATTCGTCGCTTTACCGCAGCCCAGGTTCAGGCAGGCAACGTGGCTTTCACGGACGGCGAGGTGTTCGCCGATGGCCTTCGGAACGAAGTGGGCCTGCGTTTCGACAGCCAGGGCAGGCTGTGGGGTGTGGAAAACGAGCGAGATAATCTCAACCGCGCCGACCTCGGGGGCGACATTCACACCGATAATCCCGCTGAAGAGCTGAACCTCTTCTCCGAAGCGGGACGGTTCTACGGCTACCCCTATTGCTTCAGTGAGTTCTTGCTTCCGGCGGGCGTGGGAATGGGCCGAGGGACGCAGTGGACGGATCCGGGCTTCATGAATGATGGCACCCACTCCGATGCGTGGTGCCGCGACGTCAACAATGTGGTGCCTCCGATGTTGGCGATGCCCGCTCACGTTGCCCCGCTCGACATCGTCTTCTACGACGGCGCGTCCTTCCCGCCCGAGGTGGTCGGCGACGCCTTCGTCAGCTTCCACGGTTCCTGGAATCGACGGCCCGCCCAGGGCTACGAGGTGGCGCGAGTGGTGTTCGAGAACGGGTTGCCGGTTCGCTACGAGCCGTTCTTCGAGTTCAACGGCACCGACGACACCTCAGTCGACTGGCCGCATCGGCCGGTAGGATTGGGTGTGGGCCCCCATGGCGAGTTGTTTGTGAGCAGCGACGCGTCAGGCCGAATCATCGCAATCGGCTACCAGCGATAACCAGACGCCCCGCGCTCGATTCGTGCGCATGTACAGAATTGCGTGGCTTGCGTCGACGCAGGCGCTTTCTGGTGCCCTGGTGATTGAGCGCATAGGAAGTCGCGGGTGGCGGTAGGGCACGGGAATCGAACTCGCCAGGGACGCCTCTCGGCGCCCCTCACCGGTTTTGAAGACCGGGCCGGCCACCAGGTCCGGAGGCCCTACCGCCGTCGATTACTGCCGCACCCCACGGGCTCCGTCAACCAACCGCCTGTGCCTTCAACCCCGGCAGTCCATGCACCAGCGTGGTCACCAGCACCCGGGTCAGCTCATCCACGGGCGAACCCTGGAACCCCGTGCACGTCAGCCGCAGGCTCACCAGTCCGTGCAGGCCCGCCCACAGCACCTCTGCCAGCATCCAGGGCTCCGCGGCCTCCGCAATCCTCCCGGTGGACTTCAGGTCCTCGAACACGCGCACCAGCACGCCAAAGGACCGCGGGCCCGCTGCGTCCGGCGCGTCGCTGAACAGCGCCGTCGACAGCTTCGCGTCCTCCATGAAGATGAGCCGGTACGTCTCCGGGTTCTCCAGCCCGAAGCGCACGTACGCGTCCGCCAGCTTCGATAGCCGCGCCAGCGGTTCTTCCCCCGTTGCCGCCGGCTCCAGCGCCGCCAGGAGATCTCGGAAGCCGCGCACGCACAGCTCCCTCGCAATCGCCTCGCGGTTCTCGAAGTGCAGGTAGAGCGTCGCCGGCGCGTACTCCACCGCGTCCGCCAGCTTGCGCATCGACAGGGCATCGAAGCCCTCGCGCATCACCATGTCCCGGGCCACGCGGAGGATCTGCTCGCGCAGCTCCGCCCGCTGTCGCTCCTTCCGCTCCGAAATCCCCATATCTGAACTGTAGGCCTTGACGTTCCGAACGACCACCAGTAAATGAACGGTGTTTACAGAACGGTGTTCATAATCCATTCGCTGTTCGGAGCAGGGGAGTACGACATGGACAAGGTGGCGTTGTTTGGCGCTTCGGGCGTCGTCGGTCAGAGCGTTGCGCGGGCCCTGCAGGCCCGGGGGCAGCCCTACCGGGTGGTCGGCCGCTCGCGTGCCTCCCTGCAGAAGGAGTTCGGCGCCGACCCGCTGGCGGAGGTCGCCACCTGGGACACGGAGAATCCGGACTCCATCCGCGCCGCGGCACGAGGCGTCCACACGCTCATCTACATGGTGGGGGTGAACTACTGGCAGTTCGGCCTCCACCCCCTCCTCATGCGCCGCACGCTCGACGCCGCCATCGCCGAGGGCGTCAAGCGCATCCTCCTCATCGGCACCGTGTACCCCTACGGCCGGCCTCGCACCGAAACCGTGAAGGAGGACCACCCGCGCGAGCCCCACACCTTCAAGGGGCGCATGCGCAAGGAGCAGGAGGACATGCTCATGGCCGAGCACGCCGCCGGCCGCATCCAGGCCACCATCCTCCGCCTCCCGGACTTCTACGGCCCCGGCGTGGACAAGAGCTTCCTCCACCGCGCCTTCCTCGCCGCCGTCGGGGGCACGCGCGCCCAGCTCATCGGCCCCATCGACCGCCCCCACGAGTTCGTCTACGTGCCTGACGTGGGCCCCGTGGTGACGAAGCTGATGGACGAGCCCCGCGCCTACGGCAAATGGTGGAACTTCGCGGGCGCCGGCGTCACCTCGCAGCGGACCCTCGTCGAGGAGATCTTCCGCCAGGCCGGACGCCCCCCCAAGCTCATGACGTCAGGGAAGGGGATGCTCCGGCTCATGGGCCTCTTCAACCCGTTCATGCGCGAGCTGGTGGAGATGCACTACCTGCTCACCGAGCCCGTGCTCATGGACGACTCGGCCCTGCGCCAACTGCTGGGCGATGTGCACAAGACGCCCTACACCGAGGGCATCCGGCAGACGCTCGCGGCCACCCGCGCCGCCGCCGTCAGTCCAGCCCCCGCTGCCACAGGTCGTCCTCATCCAGTCCCATGAAGTGACCGACCTCGTGCATCACCGTGATTCCAATCTGCTCGATGAGCTCCTCGCGCGTCCGTGCGAAGCGCTCCAGGTTGCGCTGGTACAGCACGATGGACGCGGGGTAGGGGTCGAACGTGTCCGTCAGGTGGCGCTCGCCCACCGGCGTCCCGAGGAACACCCCGAGGATGCTCGGGGACAGCGGCGGGTCCTGCCCCATCAGGTCCTCGTCCGAGGGAATGTCCTCCACCGCAATCGTCACGTTGTCCAGGTACTGCTTCGCGTGCCGGGGCAGTGACTTCACCGCCTCCTCCACCGCGCGGTCGAACTCCGCCTCCTCCAGCCGCACGGGCGGAGGGAACTCCCTGGGCCCCAGCGCCTGGGCCCGCTCGAAGCGCCGCTTCGCTTCCTTCTCGTCCCCGCGCCGCTCCGCCATCAGCCCCAGGTAGTGGTGCGCCAGCGCCTCGTCCGGCAGCTCCTTGAGGACCTTCTCGAAGGCGGCCTGCGCCTCCTCGAAGCGGCACAGCTCGAACAGGGCGATGCCGCGCTCCAGCTGCGCGTCCGCCGAGCGAGGCATGTGCCCCAGCGCCGCGTCCACGCTCTTCAGCGCGCGCTCGCACTCGCCCAGCTGGTTCAGCGCCATGCCCTCCAGGAGGAGGAACTCGTAGACCCTCTCCACGTCGGCGGCCTTCTGGGCCAGGCGTAGGCCTCGCGCACACAGGCCCAGGCCCTCCTCCGCGGCCTCCCGGTCCTCTTCGGTGCGGCACACCAGGCAGTCCGCCGCTCCCAGGAGCACCTTCAGGTCCTCCGGGGCCACCTTCAGGGCCAGGCCGAAGGCCTTCTCCGCCTCCTCCAGCCGCCCCAGCTCCATCAGGGCCGACGCCCGGTAGTGGAGGGCGGCGGGGTGCTCCGGCGCGTCCGCCAGCAGGCCCTCCGCCCCGGCCAGCGCCGTCTCGAAGTCACCCGCCTCGAAGGCCTCCGCCACCGCGTCCAGTCGTGCCTCCACGCCCTCCACCCCCCCTGGCTTCGCGGTGCGCTTCCCCATGGGCCGGCACATATGAAGCCACAACGTGCGTTGTCAACGACGGCCACGGCTGTTAGTTTCCGCCCCCCGTCCACGTGCGACGGCCCGTCCCGTGAACATCCTAGTCGTCGACGACGATCTCGAGCTGTGCACCATGCTCTCTCGCTTCCTGGAGATGCATGGGTTCACGGTCTACTCGGCGGCGGATGCCCTGCAGGCGCTCGACATCCTGGAGCGCAACCAGGTGGGCATGGTCATCACCGACTACCTCATGCCCCACCTCGACGGCATCCACTTCACGGAGATGCTGAAGGCGGACCCTCGCTTCCAGGCGATTCCAGTCCTCCTGATGACGGCCAGTACGGATGAAGGCATCACCGAGCGCGGCCTGCGCAAGGGCGTGGCGCTCACCCTTCAGAAGCCCTTGGACATGGGGCAGCTGCTGACGCTCGTGCGCTTCGCCGAGTAGCCCTCCGCCGGCCTCGCCCCCAGGGGGCCTGGACGCGTCCGCTCGCCCACAGGCACGCCCTTCCTGGTTGACTTCGTTCCGCTGGCCCTTATGTTGGCGCTCGCCAGGGTCGAGTGCTAACGACCTGCACGGTTACATAGAAATCCCCCAGTAATATCAGGAGGTTACGATGGCAGCCAAAGAGATTTTCTTCCACCAGTCCGCGCGTGAGGCCATCCTGCGCGGTGTCCGGATCCTGTCGGACGCCGTCGCGGTGACCCTGGGCCCCAAGGGCCGCAACGTGGTCATCGAGAAGAGCTTCGGCTCCCCCACGATCACCAAGGACGGCGTCACCGTCGCCAAGGAGATCGACCTCGAGAACAAGTTCGAGAACATGGGCGCGCAGATGGTGAAGGAGGTCGCGTCGAAGACCTCCGACAAGGCGGGTGACGGCACCACGACGGCGACGGTGCTGGCGCGCGCCATCTATGAGGAGGGCCTGAAGCTGTTGGCCGCCGGCCACAACCCGATGGACCTCAAGCGCGGCATCGACAAGGCCGTGGAAGTCGTCGTGGCGGAGCTGAAGAAGCTCTCCAAGCCGACCACCGACAAGAAGGCCATCACCCAGGTGGGCACCATCTCCGCCAACGGCGATGACACCATCGGCGTCATCATCGCGGACGCGATGGAGAAGGTGGGCAAGGAGGGCGTCATCACCGTCGAGGAGGCCAAGGGCCTGGAGACGACGCTCGACGTGGTGGAGGGCATGCAGTTCGACCGCGGGTACGTGTCTCCGTACTTCGTGACGAACCGCGACCGCATGGAGGCGGTGCTCGAGGACCCCTACATCCTCATCAGCGAGAAGAAGGTCTCGTCGATGCAGGACATGATTCCCATCCTCGAGCAGGTGGCGCGCTCGGGCAAGCCGCTCATCATCATCGCCGACGACATCGAGGGCGAGGCGCTGGCCACCCTGGTGGTCAACAAGATCCGCGGCGTGCTGAACGTGTGCGCGGTGAAGGCCCCGGGCTTCGGTGACCGCCGCAAGGAGATGCTGCAGGACATCGCCACGCTGACCGGCGGCACGGTGGTCAGCGAGGAGCTCGGCCACAAGTACGAGAACCTGACGCTGAACGACCTGGGCCGCGCCAAGCGCGTCACGGTGGACAAGGACACCACCACCATCGTCGACGGCGCTGGCACCAAGGAGACCATCGACGCCCGCATCAAGCTCATCCGCTCGCAGACGGAGACCGTCACGAGCGACTACGACCGCGAGAAGCTCCAGGAGCGCCTGGCGAAGCTCGTGGGCGGCGTGGCCGTCATCAACGTCGGCGCGGCCACCGAGACGGAGATGAAGGAGAAGAAGGCCCGCGTGGAGGACGCGCTGCATGCGACCCGCGCGGCCGTCGAGGAGGGCATCGTCCCCGGCGGTGGCGTGGCCTACCTGCGCACCCTGCCCGCGCTGGAGAAGCTGAAGCTGGGCGGTGAGCTGGACTTCGGCGTGGACATCATCCGCCGCGCGCTCCAGGAGCCGCTGCGCAAGATTGCCAGCAACGCCGGCATCGAGGGCGCCGTGGTCATCAACAAGGTCCGCGAGGGCCAGGGTGCGTTCGGGTTCAACGCCCGCACCGAGGTCTACGAGGACCTGGAGAAGGCCGGCGTCATCGACCCGACCAAGGTCGAGCGCACCGCGCTGCAGAACGCCGCCTCCGTGGCGTCCCTGCTTCTGACCACCGAGGCGATGATTGCCGACCGCCCCAAGAAGAAGGCGAAGAACGGCGGCGCCGGCGGTGGTGGCATGCCGGACTACGGCGGCGACGACATGGAGTACTGAGCCACTCCTTCCGGCCCGGGACGCACGTTCCGGGCGGGTGAGAGGGTGTGCTGGACGCGGCCCTGGATGCCTCTTCGCGAGGCGCCGGGGCCGTTGTCTTTTCCGGGCAGGGCAGGGTGGGGAGCGGCGACCTGGAGCCCTGTCCGAGGGGCACTCTCAGGGTGGCTCAGGGCACCCGGCCCACGCTGCCGCCCGTGCCGCTCTCCTGCGACGTGTAGAGCAGGGACGTGCCGTCCAACAGCAGAGCGCCCGGGCCGGTGCCGGCGGGGCCGACCGGGTCCGAGGTGCCGGGCGCGCACGCGCGGACCTGACGCAGGAAGTTCGCGCCGACGTCGGTGGCGTCCTTGAAGTAGAGGCTCCCGTTCAGCTCCACGGGGAAGCGTGGGCCCTGGAGTCCCGAGGCGACGACTTCGGCCGGGCCTCCGCTGCGTGGCAGCCTCACGACCCGGCCCGCGCCGCCTCCGCCATCGGTGATGAGGAAGTGGGTGGGGGTCAGTTCCAGGGACGTGCCCGCCGTGACGCTGTCATCCCGGAGCGTCGCCGCGGCACTCCCGTCCAGGGGGACGCTGTACAGGCCCGGGCTGGTCCCATTCGCAACCAGGAACCAGACGTCCGTGCCCGAAACCCGCGCGCCGCGCACCTGGTTGTTCGCGGCGCCGAGGAAGAGCTCCTGGCGGTTGCCACCGTTCGTGTCCACCCGCACCAGACGACGGTGCCCCGTCGAAACGACGAGCACGTCCCGGCCGTTCAGCTGCGCGGTGAGCACCTCCGTGTTTCCGAAGGTGACGTTGCTGAAGGTGGTGTCGAGGGCGCGCTCGTCCTTCCTTCCCGTGGCCTTGTCCACCCGCCATAGTCCGCCGAGGTCGAGCACGTAGACGCTCGTCGCATCCACCGCGAGGGCATCCGGTGCACGCAGGCCCGTGACCAGGGGGACCGCGTCTCCACCCGCGCGCGAAAGCCGCAGCACCCGTCCCGGTCCGGGATCCTCTTGCTGCGGGTCCAGCGAGTGCGACTCGGAGATGTAGATGTCCGTGGCGTACACTGCGAGCCGCCGGGGCGTGTTCAACCTCGCGGCCAGCTCCGTGCCCTGCTCCAGCGCGGGGGCCACGCAAGTGCCGCCATCCGTGCCCGCGTCCGTCCCCGCGTCGGGAACCGGCTCACCGGCGTCCGTCCCCGCATCGATGGGCTCGGCGCCGCCATCCGGCTCGGTGCCTCCGTCATCCGTGGGCCCGGCGTCGTCGCCGCCCGTGCCGGAGTCCTCCGTGCCGCCCGCGTCCGGCTGTCCCGGGTCCACGGGAGGCGACTCCGAGGAGCAGGCCACCGCGAACAACAGGACGGACAGTCGCGCGAGCTTCATGGGGCGTCTCTCTTGAAAGCACGGCTCAGCTCACGGCTGAGGGCCGTGGTGTCGGACAGCAGCTTGGGCAGGCACGCGGCGGCGCCGGCGCGCAATGACTCCAGCGCCGTCTCCATGGTGAGGTGCTCGGCCAACACTACGAAGGGCGCGCCCTGGGCCAGCGCCTTGCCCAGCTCCAGCGCCTTGCGCCCGTAGGCCGGCGCGAAGTCCCAGCTCACCACCACGCCCACCGGCGAGGCCAGCGCCGTCAGCTCGATGGTGGGCAGCACCCGCGCCTCCAGGCCCACCAGTGCCAGTGCCTCGGAGATGATGCGCGCCGTCGTCGGGTTGTCCTCCAGCACGTCCACCCGCCGTGCTTCCGGCCCCGCTCCCAGCGAGGGGAGGACGGGCTGCTCGGACAGTGCGGTGCGCAGCAGCGCCCGCACCTGGCGGATGTCGTCGAAGGGCTTGAGCAGGTAGTCCACCACGCCCAGCTCCAGCGCCTGCTGCGTCGTCACCAGCGACGGGTAGCCCGTCATCAGGATGACGCGCGAGTTGGAGTACAGGCGCCGCGCCTGCTGGGCCAGCTCCAGTCCGGACAGGCCCGGCAGGTTCTTGTCCGTGACGATGAGGTCCACCGGCCCCTGGCGCAGCTGGTCCAGCGCTTCCTCGCCGCTGGCCGCCTCGATGACCTCGCACTCCTTGCCCATCAGGTCGCGGAAGACCATGCGGATGATGGTCTCGTCGTCTACCACCAGCAGCCGCTGGCGCCGCGTGGGCGGCGCGTCCGTGGTGGGGAAGAGCACCCGGAACACGGTGGCCGGCGGCGGCACGTCCCGAATCAGCCCCGGCGAGCCCAGGCCAATCTGCGCGCGGTGCTCCTGGGCGATGCGCCGGCACACCGCCAGCCCCAGGCCCGTGCCCCGCTTGTTCGCGGTGACGTACGGCTCGAACATGCGCTCGCGCAGGTCCTCCGGGATGCCCGGGCCCCAGTCCGCCACATACAGCACCGGCGACGAGCCCTCGAGCGTGAGCACCACCTTCACCCGCCCGCGCCCGGCCATGGCGTCGCGGGCGTTGTTCAGCAAATTCAGCGTGAGCTGCTCGATGAGGCGCGCGTTGCCCTGGATGGTGATGTCCTCGGGGGCCTCCACTTCCAGGGAGATTCGCGCCGAGTCCGGGTTGATGCTGAACAGCCTGGCCGCCGCCCAGATGGGCGCCGCCAGCGACAGGCGCTGCTGAGGGGCAGGGCGCTCGCTGGCCAGGCGGATGTAGTCGGAGACGATCTGCTCCATCCGCTCCACCTGGGCGAGCAGCAGCCGCAGCGGGCCCGAGGGACCGCCGTCCTCCGCCAGGAGCTGTGCGTACGCCTTCACTCCGAGCAAAGGCTGCCGCAGCTCGTGCAGCACCTCGGCGGCGAGCTGGGTGGAGTGCGCGCCCACACGTTGCAGAGCCGCCGCCGCCGCTCGCGCGGCTGGCAGATCACCCACCTCCAGGGCCTGGAGCAGTTGGGCGAGCGGCGCGGGTGTTTCCATGTCCGGAGCATGGCGGATGCGTCGGCTTCTACGCAACGCGGGTGGAGGGAATCCGTTGACCGGGGGCTCGGACATGCGGATGCTGCCCGCGTTTCCCGCCGCTGGCCTCGGGAGGGCCTTCATGCCGCAGACCAACCCGTTCCACTCGCTCGTGCCCCGGAAGCTCACGGACTCCGAGCTGGCCCGCTCCATCCGGCTGAACATCGAGGCGGAGCTGGACGCCATCAACCTCTACGCCGCCCACCTCGACGCCACCGACAACGAGGAGGCCAAGGCCATCCTCCGCCACGTCATGGACGAGGAGCGCGAGCACGCCGCCCTCTTCTGGCAGCTCATCGCCCGGCTGGACCCCGAGCAGGCCCAGCACGACAAGGAGGCGTCGGAGAAGTACCGCCTCATCACCACCGGCGCGTCGCACGAAGAGGTGGAGGCCGTGGGCAAGGAGGGCGGTGGCGAGCGCTCCCCGGCCGACATCAGCCTCGAGAAGCGCCTCACCGTCGGCAGCCTGCGCCGCTAGCTAGGAACCGGAGCCGCCCTGCTGCCGCCGCTCGGCGGGCGGGGCCTCCAGGTCCAGCGCCGCCATGTAGACGACATTCCGCGAGCCACGCTTGCCGCGGTACATGGCCCGGTCCGACAAATCCAGCAGCGCGGCCTTGGCCTTGGCGTGCTCGGGGAAGCTCGCCACGCCGATGCACGTGGTGACGGTGAGCGCCAGGCCCTCGCGCGCCAGGAAGCGGTGCGTCTCCATGGTGCGGCGGATGCGCTCCGCCACCTTGAGCGCGCCGCCCGAGTCGGTGCCGCGCAGCATCACCACGTACTCGTCCCCGCCGTAGCGGGCCACCACGTCCGGGTCTCTCACGCAGCCCTTCACCACCCGGGCCGTCTCCACCAGCAGCTTGGAGCCCACCAGGTGGCCGTGGGTGTCGTTGATGGACTTGAAGTGGTCCAGGTCCATGAACAGCAGGCTGAAGGGGCGCTGCGTCTGGAGCGACTCCTGGATTTCGCGGTCCAGCACCATGTGCAGGTAGCGCGTGTTGAAGAGGCGGGTGAGGTCGTCGACGTACGCCAGGTCCTCCACCGCCGCGAAGCGCCCCAGGTTGCGCAGCGCCAGGCCCCAGTTGCGCACCAGGTAGCCGGCCGTCTCGCCGGTCCACTCCGCACCGGCGCCGCCGAAGAAGAGCACCGCGTGCCCCAGCACCACCTGGCCCTCCACGGCGGGGATGGAGAGCACGCGCGCGTAGGACACGCCCAGCCCCTCCAGCTCGCGGGGGGCGCGTGCGTCCGTCAGGCGCTCGGTGAGCGCGGCCACCAGGCGCTGCTCCACCTCGGTGGACAGCCCGCGCGTGCCGTGCAGGCGCAGGCCGGAGGTCGGGTCTCGCTCCAGCAGCACCACGGCGCTGGCGGAGGCCATGCCCTGCAGGGCGCTCGCGGTGGCGGCGGCCAGCTTCTCGCGGTCCAGCGTGGTGGCGATGCGCTGGCCCGCCTCCAGCATGGCGACGTGCCGGCGCAGGGAGGCGTTCTCCTGCATCAAGTCCCTCGTGGTGAGGGCGCGGCGGACGGCGTGCTGGAGGGCCTCGGGGGCCACCGGCTTGACGAGGTACTCGGCCGCGCCGCTCTTGATGGCCCGCACGGCGGGGTCGACCTTGTCCAGGCCGGTGATGACCACCACCTCCACGCCGGAGTGGCGGTCTCTCACGTAGCGCAGGACCTCCATGCCGTCGCCGCCGGGGAGGATGAGGTCCGTCACCACCGCATCGAAGCGCTCCGCGTCGAGTGCGTCCCGGGCTTCCTGCAGTGTGCCCACCGCGGTCACGGCGTGGCCCACGGCGGTCAGGTAGTCGCCGTAGAGGGTGCGGGCGATCTTTTCGTCATCGACGAGGAGGATGCGCGCCATCGCATCCACGGGCTTAGCACCAAGAGGCGGAAGGCTGCTAGGGTCGCCGCCGTGTCACCCTTCGAAAGCGGACGCCGGCTCTGCCTTCTCGTCGAGGCAGGGGAGACGCGCTACGCCGTGGAGGCCACCTCCGTCATGGAGGTGGCGATGTCCGGCGCCAATGGCTCCAGCCTCCGGGGCGTGCTGGAGGTGAAGGACCTGTCGGCCCTGCTCGGCGGCCCGCCCGAGGAGGGAGCGGGCATGGTCGTGGTGCTCGACGTGAGCCCCACCCTGGCCGTGAGGGTGCGCTCCGTGGTGGAAGTCGCAGATGTCGCTCGCGCCCCGTTCTTCCTGCTTCCCCCCGGTTTGGCGGACTCGCTGGCGCCCCTGAGCCGGGGCGCGGTGCTGCACAAGGAGCGGCTGTACCTGGAGCTCATCGCCGAGGCGCTGCCCCACCGGGTGGGCCCCCGGTCCTCGCCTGCCTCCCCGCGCCCCGTGCACTGGGCCGAGGCCGCGCCCGAGCGCGCGCTCGTCTTCGAGTCCCAGGGGCTGCTGTACGGCGTCCCGCTGGGCTTCGTGTCCCAGGTGGTGGAGCGGGGGGATGCCTTCAGCGTCCTGCCCGTGCAGAGCGGGCCGGTGGCCGGTATCTTCCCCCACGTGCAGGTGCTCTGGCCCATCTGTTCGGTACCCGCACTCCTGGGCGCAGCGCCGGCCCCG is from Pyxidicoccus xibeiensis and encodes:
- a CDS encoding GGDEF domain-containing response regulator, with product MARILLVDDEKIARTLYGDYLTAVGHAVTAVGTLQEARDALDAERFDAVVTDLILPGGDGMEVLRYVRDRHSGVEVVVITGLDKVDPAVRAIKSGAAEYLVKPVAPEALQHAVRRALTTRDLMQENASLRRHVAMLEAGQRIATTLDREKLAAATASALQGMASASAVVLLERDPTSGLRLHGTRGLSTEVEQRLVAALTERLTDARAPRELEGLGVSYARVLSIPAVEGQVVLGHAVLFFGGAGAEWTGETAGYLVRNWGLALRNLGRFAAVEDLAYVDDLTRLFNTRYLHMVLDREIQESLQTQRPFSLLFMDLDHFKSINDTHGHLVGSKLLVETARVVKGCVRDPDVVARYGGDEYVVMLRGTDSGGALKVAERIRRTMETHRFLAREGLALTVTTCIGVASFPEHAKAKAALLDLSDRAMYRGKRGSRNVVYMAALDLEAPPAERRQQGGSGS
- a CDS encoding chemotaxis protein CheW, with translation MSPFESGRRLCLLVEAGETRYAVEATSVMEVAMSGANGSSLRGVLEVKDLSALLGGPPEEGAGMVVVLDVSPTLAVRVRSVVEVADVARAPFFLLPPGLADSLAPLSRGAVLHKERLYLELIAEALPHRVGPRSSPASPRPVHWAEAAPERALVFESQGLLYGVPLGFVSQVVERGDAFSVLPVQSGPVAGIFPHVQVLWPICSVPALLGAAPAPEDFFILTELAGRNVGLTATRVLGVLQRFVPDDTAGSFRAPGLPDPVLFLDLQRMFS